In one Amaranthus tricolor cultivar Red isolate AtriRed21 chromosome 8, ASM2621246v1, whole genome shotgun sequence genomic region, the following are encoded:
- the LOC130821321 gene encoding uncharacterized protein LOC130821321, with product MVRSMEDKEISSNGSITFEFHKGNGGVRASHPRTALGKPTPSKWDDAQKWLVGFSRGGERNSSKTNKPRNSNADDTRLIAPIPQQEDNYLSEDHDDDEGDDEVEKVENVKNVHTTNVDCEEGLWRINKAVENSTLSVRSVCVRDMGTEMTPIASQEPSRTATPIRATTPATRSPIASGASTPMRCQHESYHSPLGKQNGSTRVSIGEEEEAHNGHKMMESNDLALATKTSPLENRALAWDEAERAKYMARYKREEVKIQAWENHEKRKAEMEMKKMEVKAERLKARAQEKYVNKLAAARRIAEEKRANAEAKLNEKAVNTSEKADYIRRTGHMPSSFSFKLPSLCWH from the exons ATGGTGAGATCTATGGAGGATAAAGAGATTTCCTCTAATGGAAGTATTACATTTGAGTTTCATAAAGGGAATGGGGGTGTTAGAGCTTCTCATCCTCGAACCGCCTTAGGAAAACCAACACCTTCAAAATGGGATGATGCACAAAAATGGCTAGTTGGGTTTTCAAGAGGGGGAGAAAGAAATTCCTCTAAGACTAATAAGCCTAGAAATTCGAATGCCGATGATACTAGGTTGATTGCCCCTATTCCTCAACAAGAGGATAACTATTTGAGCGaagatcatgatgatgatgaaggtgATGATGAAGTGGAGAAAGTAGAGAATGTGAAGAATGTGCATACTACGAATGTTGATTGTGAGGAGGGTCTTTGGAGAATCAATAAGGCAGTAGAAAACTCTACTTTAAGTGTTAGATCAGTTTGTGTAAGGGATATGGGGACTGAGATGACTCCAATAGCTAGTCAGGAACCTTCTAGAACAGCCACCCCTATACGGGCTACCACACCAGCAACTCGTAGCCCGATTGCATCTGGGGCTTCGACCCCAATGCGATGTCAACACGAGAGTTACCATTCTCCTCTAGGGAAGCAAAATGGTTCTACTAGAGTGTCTATTGGGGAGGAAGAAGAGGCGCATAATGGTCATAAAATGATGGAGAGTAACGACTTGGCTCTGGCTACGAAAACTAGTCCTTTAGAAAATCGAGCATTGGCTTGGGATGAGGCGGAGCGTGCCAAATATATGGCCAG GTATAAACGGGAAGAAGTGAAGATACAAGCTTGGGAAAATCATGAGAAGAGAAAAGCCGAAATGGAGATGAAGAAAATGGAG GTGAAAGCAGAGAGATTGAAGGCGAGAGCACAAGAGAAGTATGTGAATAAACTCGCTGCAGCACGAAGAATCGCAGAAGAGAAACGTGCAAATGCAGAGGCTAAACTGAACGAGAAAGCCGTCAACACATCAGAGAAAGCAGATTACATCAGAAGAACGGGTCATATGCCTTCTTCATTCTCCTTCAAGTTGCCTTCCTTATGCTGGCATTAG
- the LOC130821320 gene encoding cyclin-dependent kinase G-2-like isoform X3, protein MAAGRHEGYNEIEFKDRAVDYDTSRRDIAYMNGEHDTIRNGNQIRDWNMVKGRERTRVRQRDIKERELANGDYHSFSGKCESGGSEGGGAGGGGPRRCGFAARVTDREPGELSSEDGSEGPIESESRLGKNCGLSEMENGVHFTSEVTKKRKFTPIVWDRDDKGVKDASKTKAVLVNTSLPPQPIKKLNQKSPILVSADNEGVSSNKSDKPREELEISPDASPMNQDQLDDVVSGPAEEQHLSPSQGRLWGSDKEAEQIEDEYYIPTRHISASRWAGDANSPADEGEISDDEIIRKRRKKIPSSDFLDSRRSKKSSSPDAGDGTREFSDLAKGRVSDSDGSMRSRPSSGDRGHQTDQDQVDHIEVNDRYRDTDSSGSPKETDSEDEDYSHGSPEPQVAPKRTVNMLQGCRSVDEFERLNKIDEGTYGVVFRAKDKKTGEIVALKKVKMEKEREGFPLTSLREINILLSLHHPSIVDVKEVVVGSNLDSIFMVMEYMEHDLKGLMETMKQPFSQSEVKCLMLQLLDGIKCLHDNWVLHRDLKTSNLLMNNQGELKICDFGLARQYGSPLKPYTHLVVTLWYRAPELLLGAKEYSTAIDMWSLGCIMAELLSKEPLFNGKSEIDQLDKIYRILGTPNEAIWPGFSKLPHVRAKYVTHQLPALGDSGTISCAKNFQQHPLQDLQFSQMLDLIC, encoded by the exons ATGGCAGCGGGAAGGCATGAGGGATATAACGAAATTGAATTTAAAGACCGTGCTGTGGATTatgatacgtctaggcgtgatATAGCTTATATGAATGGTGAGCATGATACTATAAGGAACGGAAATCAGATTAGGGATTGGAATATGGTAAAAGGTAGAGAAAGAACTAGGGTTAGACAGAGAGATATTAAAGAAAGGGAGCTTGCTAATGGGGATTATCACTCGTTTTCTGGTAAATGTGAATCAGGTGGAAGTGAGGGTGGGGGTGCAGGGGGAGGAGGGCCCAGGAGATGTGGGTTTGCAGCCAGGGTTACAGACCGTGAGCCTGGGGAATTGTCGAGTGAGGATGGTTCCGAGGGTCCTATTGAGTCGGAATCACGGTTGGGTAAGAATTGTGGACTGTCAGAAATGGAGAATGGTGTTCACTTTACATCTGAGGTTACTAAGAAAAGAAAGTTCACTCCTATTGTATGGGATAGAGACGACAAGGGAGTCAAAGATGCGTCGAAAACTAAAGCTGTGTTGGTTAATACATCGTTACCTCCTCAGCCAATCAAGAAACTTAACCAGAAGTCACCTATATTAGTTTCTGCAGATAATGAGGGGGTATCTTCTAATAAAAGTGATAAGCCCAGAGAAGAGTTGGAAATTTCTCCTGATGCATCTCCTATGAATCAGGATCAATTAGATGATGTTGTCTCTGGGCCGGCTGAGGAACAGCATCTTTCACCATCTCAGGGACGACTATGGGGGAGTGACAAGGAGGCTGAGCAGATAGAAGATGAGTATTACATTCCCACCAGACATATATCTGCATCAAGGTGGGCAGGTGATGCTAACTCTCCTGCTGATGAGGGTGAAATATCTGATGATGAGATTATCCGgaaaaggaggaagaagataCCATCTTCTGACTTTTTAGATTCTAGGAGGAGCAAGAAGTCATCAAGTCCAGATGCTGGAGATGGCACGAGAGAGTTTTCTGATTTAGCCAAGGGAAGAGTATCGGATTCTGATGGAAGCATGCGAAGCAGACCTTCCAGTGGAGATCGTGGTCATCAAACTGATCAAGATCAGGTAGATCATATTGAGGTAAATGATAGATACCGTGACACTGACTCTAGTGGTAGCCCCAAAGAAACTGATTcagaagatgaagattattcACATGGATCACCTGAACCTCAAGTTGCTCCCAAGAGAACAGTGAATATGCTTCAGGGCTGCAGAAGTGTGGATGAGTTTGAAAGACTAAATAAGATAGATGAAGGAACTTATGGTGTAGTTTTTAGAGCTAAAGATAAAAAAACTGGTGAGATCGTAGCTTTGAAAAAGGTAAAGATGGAAAAGGAAAGAGAGGGCTTTCCATTGACCTCTTTGAGGGAAATTAACATTCTTTTATCACTGCATCACCCATCTATTGTTGACGTTAAGGAAGTAGTAGTTGGAAGCAACCTTGATAGTATCTTTATGGTGATGGAATACATGGAGCATGATCTTAAAGGCCTTATGGAGACGATGAAGCAGCCATTTAGTCAAAGTGAAGTTAAATGCCTCATGCTCCAGTTATTAGATGGTATTAAGTGTCTTCATGATAATTGGGTTCTTCATCGTGATTTAAAGACTTCAAATTTGCTTATGAACAACCAGGGTGAGCTGAAGATTTGTGACTTTGGGTTGGCTCGACAGTATGGGAGTCCATTGAAGCCATATACTCATTTGGTTGTTACACTTTGGTACAG AGCTCCAGAACTTCTTTTGGGTGCAAAAGAGTATTCCACAGCCATTGATATGTGGTCACTTGGTTGCATTATGGCTGAGCTGTTGTCAAAGGAGCCGCTTTTTAATGGGAAATCGGAAATTGATCAGCTTGATAAG ATATACAGGATTCTTGGCACGCCGAATGAGGCTATCTGGCCTGGTTTTTCCAAGTTGCCTCATGTGAGGGCCAAATATGTGACGCACCA GCTTCCAGCTTTGGGTGATTCTG GTACAATCAGTTGCGCAAAAAATTTCCAGCAACATCCTTTACAGGATCTCCAGTTCTCTCAGATGCTGGATTTGATCTGTTGA
- the LOC130821320 gene encoding cyclin-dependent kinase G-2-like isoform X1: MAAGRHEGYNEIEFKDRAVDYDTSRRDIAYMNGEHDTIRNGNQIRDWNMVKGRERTRVRQRDIKERELANGDYHSFSGKCESGGSEGGGAGGGGPRRCGFAARVTDREPGELSSEDGSEGPIESESRLGKNCGLSEMENGVHFTSEVTKKRKFTPIVWDRDDKGVKDASKTKAVLVNTSLPPQPIKKLNQKSPILVSADNEGVSSNKSDKPREELEISPDASPMNQDQLDDVVSGPAEEQHLSPSQGRLWGSDKEAEQIEDEYYIPTRHISASRWAGDANSPADEGEISDDEIIRKRRKKIPSSDFLDSRRSKKSSSPDAGDGTREFSDLAKGRVSDSDGSMRSRPSSGDRGHQTDQDQVDHIEVNDRYRDTDSSGSPKETDSEDEDYSHGSPEPQVAPKRTVNMLQGCRSVDEFERLNKIDEGTYGVVFRAKDKKTGEIVALKKVKMEKEREGFPLTSLREINILLSLHHPSIVDVKEVVVGSNLDSIFMVMEYMEHDLKGLMETMKQPFSQSEVKCLMLQLLDGIKCLHDNWVLHRDLKTSNLLMNNQGELKICDFGLARQYGSPLKPYTHLVVTLWYRAPELLLGAKEYSTAIDMWSLGCIMAELLSKEPLFNGKSEIDQLDKIYRILGTPNEAIWPGFSKLPHVRAKYVTHQYNQLRKKFPATSFTGSPVLSDAGFDLLNRLLTYDPEKRITADAALKHDWFREVPLPKSKEFMPTFPAQHAQDRRMRRVRKSPDPLEEQRRKELLQPELGTGGLFG, translated from the exons ATGGCAGCGGGAAGGCATGAGGGATATAACGAAATTGAATTTAAAGACCGTGCTGTGGATTatgatacgtctaggcgtgatATAGCTTATATGAATGGTGAGCATGATACTATAAGGAACGGAAATCAGATTAGGGATTGGAATATGGTAAAAGGTAGAGAAAGAACTAGGGTTAGACAGAGAGATATTAAAGAAAGGGAGCTTGCTAATGGGGATTATCACTCGTTTTCTGGTAAATGTGAATCAGGTGGAAGTGAGGGTGGGGGTGCAGGGGGAGGAGGGCCCAGGAGATGTGGGTTTGCAGCCAGGGTTACAGACCGTGAGCCTGGGGAATTGTCGAGTGAGGATGGTTCCGAGGGTCCTATTGAGTCGGAATCACGGTTGGGTAAGAATTGTGGACTGTCAGAAATGGAGAATGGTGTTCACTTTACATCTGAGGTTACTAAGAAAAGAAAGTTCACTCCTATTGTATGGGATAGAGACGACAAGGGAGTCAAAGATGCGTCGAAAACTAAAGCTGTGTTGGTTAATACATCGTTACCTCCTCAGCCAATCAAGAAACTTAACCAGAAGTCACCTATATTAGTTTCTGCAGATAATGAGGGGGTATCTTCTAATAAAAGTGATAAGCCCAGAGAAGAGTTGGAAATTTCTCCTGATGCATCTCCTATGAATCAGGATCAATTAGATGATGTTGTCTCTGGGCCGGCTGAGGAACAGCATCTTTCACCATCTCAGGGACGACTATGGGGGAGTGACAAGGAGGCTGAGCAGATAGAAGATGAGTATTACATTCCCACCAGACATATATCTGCATCAAGGTGGGCAGGTGATGCTAACTCTCCTGCTGATGAGGGTGAAATATCTGATGATGAGATTATCCGgaaaaggaggaagaagataCCATCTTCTGACTTTTTAGATTCTAGGAGGAGCAAGAAGTCATCAAGTCCAGATGCTGGAGATGGCACGAGAGAGTTTTCTGATTTAGCCAAGGGAAGAGTATCGGATTCTGATGGAAGCATGCGAAGCAGACCTTCCAGTGGAGATCGTGGTCATCAAACTGATCAAGATCAGGTAGATCATATTGAGGTAAATGATAGATACCGTGACACTGACTCTAGTGGTAGCCCCAAAGAAACTGATTcagaagatgaagattattcACATGGATCACCTGAACCTCAAGTTGCTCCCAAGAGAACAGTGAATATGCTTCAGGGCTGCAGAAGTGTGGATGAGTTTGAAAGACTAAATAAGATAGATGAAGGAACTTATGGTGTAGTTTTTAGAGCTAAAGATAAAAAAACTGGTGAGATCGTAGCTTTGAAAAAGGTAAAGATGGAAAAGGAAAGAGAGGGCTTTCCATTGACCTCTTTGAGGGAAATTAACATTCTTTTATCACTGCATCACCCATCTATTGTTGACGTTAAGGAAGTAGTAGTTGGAAGCAACCTTGATAGTATCTTTATGGTGATGGAATACATGGAGCATGATCTTAAAGGCCTTATGGAGACGATGAAGCAGCCATTTAGTCAAAGTGAAGTTAAATGCCTCATGCTCCAGTTATTAGATGGTATTAAGTGTCTTCATGATAATTGGGTTCTTCATCGTGATTTAAAGACTTCAAATTTGCTTATGAACAACCAGGGTGAGCTGAAGATTTGTGACTTTGGGTTGGCTCGACAGTATGGGAGTCCATTGAAGCCATATACTCATTTGGTTGTTACACTTTGGTACAG AGCTCCAGAACTTCTTTTGGGTGCAAAAGAGTATTCCACAGCCATTGATATGTGGTCACTTGGTTGCATTATGGCTGAGCTGTTGTCAAAGGAGCCGCTTTTTAATGGGAAATCGGAAATTGATCAGCTTGATAAG ATATACAGGATTCTTGGCACGCCGAATGAGGCTATCTGGCCTGGTTTTTCCAAGTTGCCTCATGTGAGGGCCAAATATGTGACGCACCA GTACAATCAGTTGCGCAAAAAATTTCCAGCAACATCCTTTACAGGATCTCCAGTTCTCTCAGATGCTGGATTTGATCTGTTGAATAGATTGCTAACTTATGATCCCGAAAAG CGTATTACGGCTGATGCTGCACTTAAGCATGATTGGTTTCGTGAAGTTCCTCTTCCCAAGTCAAAGGAATTCATGCCTACATTTCCTGCTCAACATGCACAAGACAG GCGCATGCGTAGGGTTCGTAAGAGCCCCGATCCATTGGAAGAGCAACGCAGGAAGGAGTTGCTACAACCAGAATTGGGGACTGGGGGTTTGTTTGGATAG
- the LOC130821320 gene encoding cyclin-dependent kinase G-2-like isoform X2, with product MNGEHDTIRNGNQIRDWNMVKGRERTRVRQRDIKERELANGDYHSFSGKCESGGSEGGGAGGGGPRRCGFAARVTDREPGELSSEDGSEGPIESESRLGKNCGLSEMENGVHFTSEVTKKRKFTPIVWDRDDKGVKDASKTKAVLVNTSLPPQPIKKLNQKSPILVSADNEGVSSNKSDKPREELEISPDASPMNQDQLDDVVSGPAEEQHLSPSQGRLWGSDKEAEQIEDEYYIPTRHISASRWAGDANSPADEGEISDDEIIRKRRKKIPSSDFLDSRRSKKSSSPDAGDGTREFSDLAKGRVSDSDGSMRSRPSSGDRGHQTDQDQVDHIEVNDRYRDTDSSGSPKETDSEDEDYSHGSPEPQVAPKRTVNMLQGCRSVDEFERLNKIDEGTYGVVFRAKDKKTGEIVALKKVKMEKEREGFPLTSLREINILLSLHHPSIVDVKEVVVGSNLDSIFMVMEYMEHDLKGLMETMKQPFSQSEVKCLMLQLLDGIKCLHDNWVLHRDLKTSNLLMNNQGELKICDFGLARQYGSPLKPYTHLVVTLWYRAPELLLGAKEYSTAIDMWSLGCIMAELLSKEPLFNGKSEIDQLDKIYRILGTPNEAIWPGFSKLPHVRAKYVTHQYNQLRKKFPATSFTGSPVLSDAGFDLLNRLLTYDPEKRITADAALKHDWFREVPLPKSKEFMPTFPAQHAQDRRMRRVRKSPDPLEEQRRKELLQPELGTGGLFG from the exons ATGAATGGTGAGCATGATACTATAAGGAACGGAAATCAGATTAGGGATTGGAATATGGTAAAAGGTAGAGAAAGAACTAGGGTTAGACAGAGAGATATTAAAGAAAGGGAGCTTGCTAATGGGGATTATCACTCGTTTTCTGGTAAATGTGAATCAGGTGGAAGTGAGGGTGGGGGTGCAGGGGGAGGAGGGCCCAGGAGATGTGGGTTTGCAGCCAGGGTTACAGACCGTGAGCCTGGGGAATTGTCGAGTGAGGATGGTTCCGAGGGTCCTATTGAGTCGGAATCACGGTTGGGTAAGAATTGTGGACTGTCAGAAATGGAGAATGGTGTTCACTTTACATCTGAGGTTACTAAGAAAAGAAAGTTCACTCCTATTGTATGGGATAGAGACGACAAGGGAGTCAAAGATGCGTCGAAAACTAAAGCTGTGTTGGTTAATACATCGTTACCTCCTCAGCCAATCAAGAAACTTAACCAGAAGTCACCTATATTAGTTTCTGCAGATAATGAGGGGGTATCTTCTAATAAAAGTGATAAGCCCAGAGAAGAGTTGGAAATTTCTCCTGATGCATCTCCTATGAATCAGGATCAATTAGATGATGTTGTCTCTGGGCCGGCTGAGGAACAGCATCTTTCACCATCTCAGGGACGACTATGGGGGAGTGACAAGGAGGCTGAGCAGATAGAAGATGAGTATTACATTCCCACCAGACATATATCTGCATCAAGGTGGGCAGGTGATGCTAACTCTCCTGCTGATGAGGGTGAAATATCTGATGATGAGATTATCCGgaaaaggaggaagaagataCCATCTTCTGACTTTTTAGATTCTAGGAGGAGCAAGAAGTCATCAAGTCCAGATGCTGGAGATGGCACGAGAGAGTTTTCTGATTTAGCCAAGGGAAGAGTATCGGATTCTGATGGAAGCATGCGAAGCAGACCTTCCAGTGGAGATCGTGGTCATCAAACTGATCAAGATCAGGTAGATCATATTGAGGTAAATGATAGATACCGTGACACTGACTCTAGTGGTAGCCCCAAAGAAACTGATTcagaagatgaagattattcACATGGATCACCTGAACCTCAAGTTGCTCCCAAGAGAACAGTGAATATGCTTCAGGGCTGCAGAAGTGTGGATGAGTTTGAAAGACTAAATAAGATAGATGAAGGAACTTATGGTGTAGTTTTTAGAGCTAAAGATAAAAAAACTGGTGAGATCGTAGCTTTGAAAAAGGTAAAGATGGAAAAGGAAAGAGAGGGCTTTCCATTGACCTCTTTGAGGGAAATTAACATTCTTTTATCACTGCATCACCCATCTATTGTTGACGTTAAGGAAGTAGTAGTTGGAAGCAACCTTGATAGTATCTTTATGGTGATGGAATACATGGAGCATGATCTTAAAGGCCTTATGGAGACGATGAAGCAGCCATTTAGTCAAAGTGAAGTTAAATGCCTCATGCTCCAGTTATTAGATGGTATTAAGTGTCTTCATGATAATTGGGTTCTTCATCGTGATTTAAAGACTTCAAATTTGCTTATGAACAACCAGGGTGAGCTGAAGATTTGTGACTTTGGGTTGGCTCGACAGTATGGGAGTCCATTGAAGCCATATACTCATTTGGTTGTTACACTTTGGTACAG AGCTCCAGAACTTCTTTTGGGTGCAAAAGAGTATTCCACAGCCATTGATATGTGGTCACTTGGTTGCATTATGGCTGAGCTGTTGTCAAAGGAGCCGCTTTTTAATGGGAAATCGGAAATTGATCAGCTTGATAAG ATATACAGGATTCTTGGCACGCCGAATGAGGCTATCTGGCCTGGTTTTTCCAAGTTGCCTCATGTGAGGGCCAAATATGTGACGCACCA GTACAATCAGTTGCGCAAAAAATTTCCAGCAACATCCTTTACAGGATCTCCAGTTCTCTCAGATGCTGGATTTGATCTGTTGAATAGATTGCTAACTTATGATCCCGAAAAG CGTATTACGGCTGATGCTGCACTTAAGCATGATTGGTTTCGTGAAGTTCCTCTTCCCAAGTCAAAGGAATTCATGCCTACATTTCCTGCTCAACATGCACAAGACAG GCGCATGCGTAGGGTTCGTAAGAGCCCCGATCCATTGGAAGAGCAACGCAGGAAGGAGTTGCTACAACCAGAATTGGGGACTGGGGGTTTGTTTGGATAG
- the LOC130821320 gene encoding cyclin-dependent kinase G-2-like isoform X4, which produces MENGVHFTSEVTKKRKFTPIVWDRDDKGVKDASKTKAVLVNTSLPPQPIKKLNQKSPILVSADNEGVSSNKSDKPREELEISPDASPMNQDQLDDVVSGPAEEQHLSPSQGRLWGSDKEAEQIEDEYYIPTRHISASRWAGDANSPADEGEISDDEIIRKRRKKIPSSDFLDSRRSKKSSSPDAGDGTREFSDLAKGRVSDSDGSMRSRPSSGDRGHQTDQDQVDHIEVNDRYRDTDSSGSPKETDSEDEDYSHGSPEPQVAPKRTVNMLQGCRSVDEFERLNKIDEGTYGVVFRAKDKKTGEIVALKKVKMEKEREGFPLTSLREINILLSLHHPSIVDVKEVVVGSNLDSIFMVMEYMEHDLKGLMETMKQPFSQSEVKCLMLQLLDGIKCLHDNWVLHRDLKTSNLLMNNQGELKICDFGLARQYGSPLKPYTHLVVTLWYRAPELLLGAKEYSTAIDMWSLGCIMAELLSKEPLFNGKSEIDQLDKIYRILGTPNEAIWPGFSKLPHVRAKYVTHQYNQLRKKFPATSFTGSPVLSDAGFDLLNRLLTYDPEKRITADAALKHDWFREVPLPKSKEFMPTFPAQHAQDRRMRRVRKSPDPLEEQRRKELLQPELGTGGLFG; this is translated from the exons ATGGAGAATGGTGTTCACTTTACATCTGAGGTTACTAAGAAAAGAAAGTTCACTCCTATTGTATGGGATAGAGACGACAAGGGAGTCAAAGATGCGTCGAAAACTAAAGCTGTGTTGGTTAATACATCGTTACCTCCTCAGCCAATCAAGAAACTTAACCAGAAGTCACCTATATTAGTTTCTGCAGATAATGAGGGGGTATCTTCTAATAAAAGTGATAAGCCCAGAGAAGAGTTGGAAATTTCTCCTGATGCATCTCCTATGAATCAGGATCAATTAGATGATGTTGTCTCTGGGCCGGCTGAGGAACAGCATCTTTCACCATCTCAGGGACGACTATGGGGGAGTGACAAGGAGGCTGAGCAGATAGAAGATGAGTATTACATTCCCACCAGACATATATCTGCATCAAGGTGGGCAGGTGATGCTAACTCTCCTGCTGATGAGGGTGAAATATCTGATGATGAGATTATCCGgaaaaggaggaagaagataCCATCTTCTGACTTTTTAGATTCTAGGAGGAGCAAGAAGTCATCAAGTCCAGATGCTGGAGATGGCACGAGAGAGTTTTCTGATTTAGCCAAGGGAAGAGTATCGGATTCTGATGGAAGCATGCGAAGCAGACCTTCCAGTGGAGATCGTGGTCATCAAACTGATCAAGATCAGGTAGATCATATTGAGGTAAATGATAGATACCGTGACACTGACTCTAGTGGTAGCCCCAAAGAAACTGATTcagaagatgaagattattcACATGGATCACCTGAACCTCAAGTTGCTCCCAAGAGAACAGTGAATATGCTTCAGGGCTGCAGAAGTGTGGATGAGTTTGAAAGACTAAATAAGATAGATGAAGGAACTTATGGTGTAGTTTTTAGAGCTAAAGATAAAAAAACTGGTGAGATCGTAGCTTTGAAAAAGGTAAAGATGGAAAAGGAAAGAGAGGGCTTTCCATTGACCTCTTTGAGGGAAATTAACATTCTTTTATCACTGCATCACCCATCTATTGTTGACGTTAAGGAAGTAGTAGTTGGAAGCAACCTTGATAGTATCTTTATGGTGATGGAATACATGGAGCATGATCTTAAAGGCCTTATGGAGACGATGAAGCAGCCATTTAGTCAAAGTGAAGTTAAATGCCTCATGCTCCAGTTATTAGATGGTATTAAGTGTCTTCATGATAATTGGGTTCTTCATCGTGATTTAAAGACTTCAAATTTGCTTATGAACAACCAGGGTGAGCTGAAGATTTGTGACTTTGGGTTGGCTCGACAGTATGGGAGTCCATTGAAGCCATATACTCATTTGGTTGTTACACTTTGGTACAG AGCTCCAGAACTTCTTTTGGGTGCAAAAGAGTATTCCACAGCCATTGATATGTGGTCACTTGGTTGCATTATGGCTGAGCTGTTGTCAAAGGAGCCGCTTTTTAATGGGAAATCGGAAATTGATCAGCTTGATAAG ATATACAGGATTCTTGGCACGCCGAATGAGGCTATCTGGCCTGGTTTTTCCAAGTTGCCTCATGTGAGGGCCAAATATGTGACGCACCA GTACAATCAGTTGCGCAAAAAATTTCCAGCAACATCCTTTACAGGATCTCCAGTTCTCTCAGATGCTGGATTTGATCTGTTGAATAGATTGCTAACTTATGATCCCGAAAAG CGTATTACGGCTGATGCTGCACTTAAGCATGATTGGTTTCGTGAAGTTCCTCTTCCCAAGTCAAAGGAATTCATGCCTACATTTCCTGCTCAACATGCACAAGACAG GCGCATGCGTAGGGTTCGTAAGAGCCCCGATCCATTGGAAGAGCAACGCAGGAAGGAGTTGCTACAACCAGAATTGGGGACTGGGGGTTTGTTTGGATAG